Proteins encoded within one genomic window of Dermatophilus congolensis:
- a CDS encoding MFS transporter, which yields MTTRSPNGKRAFAFPGFRWLWSGQLVGLLGDQLFPIAMVAVLSHRDETPMSLGVVFGARFLGLSLLIVAAGVVADRLSRVQLLMVSDAIRAAAILGLLAMGLDAPLWVLAVMTFIMGAGEAIFEPAYDSFIPELVADPALASANASSNVLRGTGQFAGPALGAVVVTEFGVNAALTIDAATFVVSTLAVLIAGRHRLEVLAESRGDKPVSMVREALDGLRVVIDLKWPGVLELMALVHVLLAVGPWMVLLPFVAAEGGGNLYGYGATLSAFAVGGLAGAPLAGAIVDRLRRPGTWAVVAIGLFSLACFALAGGMPWYFVLGMSFVAGAGTQFFDVVTRTAIQRQVPRSHLGRVFAIDFFASFAAMPAGQLLAGFVVSSPEQARFAMAISGFVVVVTSSLVLLSPAVRCLSRDLTAGS from the coding sequence ATGACTACTAGGTCACCAAACGGAAAGCGAGCATTTGCGTTTCCGGGTTTTCGGTGGCTCTGGTCCGGGCAGCTGGTCGGGCTCCTCGGGGATCAGCTCTTCCCGATTGCCATGGTGGCGGTCCTATCGCACCGTGATGAAACTCCGATGTCTCTGGGCGTTGTGTTCGGCGCACGCTTCTTGGGGCTCAGCTTGCTTATCGTCGCGGCCGGAGTTGTAGCGGATCGGCTGAGTCGCGTGCAGCTGCTGATGGTGAGCGATGCGATTCGCGCAGCGGCCATCCTTGGTCTCCTGGCGATGGGCTTAGACGCTCCCTTGTGGGTGCTGGCAGTCATGACGTTTATCATGGGCGCCGGTGAGGCCATCTTCGAACCGGCTTATGACTCGTTCATTCCCGAGCTAGTGGCTGATCCTGCGCTTGCATCGGCAAATGCGTCGAGTAACGTGCTGCGTGGTACGGGGCAATTCGCTGGGCCGGCGCTGGGTGCTGTGGTAGTCACTGAATTTGGGGTTAATGCTGCATTGACCATCGACGCAGCGACGTTCGTGGTGTCCACTTTGGCGGTATTGATCGCAGGTAGGCATCGTCTGGAGGTTCTGGCCGAATCGCGAGGGGATAAACCCGTCTCCATGGTCAGAGAAGCGCTCGATGGCCTCCGAGTAGTGATTGATCTGAAATGGCCAGGGGTTCTCGAGCTCATGGCTCTGGTCCATGTCCTTCTCGCCGTCGGCCCGTGGATGGTTCTCCTGCCGTTTGTTGCAGCGGAAGGAGGTGGAAATCTATACGGTTATGGGGCGACACTCTCCGCTTTCGCAGTGGGGGGTCTGGCTGGTGCCCCCCTCGCCGGAGCGATCGTGGATCGACTTCGAAGGCCCGGGACCTGGGCTGTCGTGGCAATCGGGCTTTTCTCGCTCGCATGCTTCGCCCTGGCTGGTGGGATGCCTTGGTATTTCGTCCTGGGCATGAGCTTCGTTGCTGGCGCTGGTACCCAGTTCTTCGACGTCGTCACACGGACAGCCATCCAGCGGCAGGTGCCGCGGTCCCACCTGGGGAGGGTCTTCGCGATCGATTTCTTCGCCTCATTCGCGGCGATGCCTGCGGGACAATTACTCGCGGGGTTCGTCGTCTCATCCCCGGAACAGGCACGGTTCGCGATGGCCATCAGCGGGTTTGTCGTCGTAGTGACCAGTTCCTTAGTGCTCCTGTCGCCCGCAGTTCGATGTCTGTCTCGTGACTTAACCGCCGGGTCGTGA
- a CDS encoding tetratricopeptide repeat protein, translating to MHQYPMPAVGDALDHAWRSTENLPVTPIERARFRVHLFNTALQRITSTGEKPKETLDGIRITKRAVRLALSDAYHRLATLTPNERERAALIDTANEVRPWTLI from the coding sequence GTGCACCAGTACCCGATGCCGGCGGTAGGGGACGCCCTTGACCACGCGTGGCGCAGCACCGAAAACCTGCCCGTCACCCCCATCGAACGCGCCCGATTCCGCGTACACCTCTTCAACACAGCTCTCCAACGCATCACCAGCACAGGAGAAAAACCCAAAGAAACCCTCGACGGAATCCGCATAACCAAACGAGCAGTCCGCCTCGCTCTATCGGATGCCTACCATAGGCTGGCGACCCTCACACCCAACGAGCGCGAACGCGCCGCACTCATTGACACCGCTAACGAGGTACGTCCATGGACCCTAATCTGA
- a CDS encoding PP2C family protein-serine/threonine phosphatase, whose product MDPNLNKQDDNTTENENTEMPILDGCAPTEPLPVLEQEDCDECDGAYEDEYCNTCGTARPDDRMHYTINAGNGVAAACDRGIRHLTNEDAVAAWSHIDDDGNRRIAMVVADGVSTARRSERASEAAVNAAIDVLRNSSSLGVGELDAAFTDALEHRLTDAAQAASDAVATISHNIDDSPELSNIPKIGEPACTLVTVVVEGNHVAASSIGDSRAYWLPDINDDNEEEATLLTTDDSFANEQIRRGMSPQEAMRGPQAHTITAWLGLDAPDIELAVTHFTLESSGWLIVCSDGLWNYAAEPRHIHAALRHATNTLSDDAAPVDIAEALVAWANAHGGHDNITVALARIDC is encoded by the coding sequence ATGGACCCTAATCTGAACAAACAAGACGACAACACCACCGAAAACGAAAACACCGAAATGCCCATCCTCGACGGATGCGCACCCACTGAACCCCTGCCCGTCCTCGAACAAGAAGACTGTGACGAATGCGACGGCGCATACGAGGACGAATACTGCAACACCTGCGGCACCGCACGACCCGACGACCGCATGCACTACACCATCAATGCAGGTAACGGCGTCGCAGCAGCCTGCGACCGCGGTATTCGACACCTCACCAACGAAGACGCAGTCGCCGCCTGGAGCCACATCGACGACGACGGCAACCGCCGCATCGCCATGGTCGTTGCCGACGGCGTATCCACCGCACGCAGATCCGAACGAGCCAGCGAAGCAGCCGTCAACGCGGCCATCGACGTACTCCGCAACTCCAGCTCTCTTGGAGTCGGCGAACTCGACGCCGCATTCACCGACGCACTCGAACACCGACTCACCGACGCAGCCCAAGCCGCATCCGACGCCGTGGCCACCATCAGCCACAACATCGACGACTCCCCTGAACTATCCAACATCCCCAAAATCGGCGAACCCGCCTGCACCTTGGTCACCGTCGTCGTCGAAGGCAACCACGTCGCAGCCAGCTCCATTGGCGACAGCCGCGCCTACTGGCTGCCCGACATCAACGACGACAACGAAGAAGAAGCAACCCTTCTCACCACCGACGACTCCTTCGCCAACGAACAAATCCGCCGAGGCATGTCCCCCCAAGAAGCCATGCGCGGCCCCCAAGCCCACACCATCACCGCCTGGCTCGGACTCGACGCACCCGACATCGAACTCGCCGTCACCCACTTCACCCTCGAATCATCCGGATGGCTCATCGTGTGCAGCGACGGACTATGGAACTACGCGGCCGAACCTCGCCACATCCACGCAGCCCTACGCCACGCGACCAACACACTCTCCGACGACGCCGCACCCGTGGACATCGCTGAAGCACTCGTGGCATGGGCAAACGCCCACGGAGGACACGACAACATCACTGTCGCTCTGGCCCGCATCGACTGCTGA
- a CDS encoding VWA domain-containing protein, translating to MAEFTCTVYQNEFLPEHGTDVHAIVTVNCANAGAAGQTGSGDAGEVIVVDTSGSMEETGVAAARIAAAAAIDQILDGVWFAIVAGNHQARLCYPDGHSAAMVQMTPTTRAAAKQSLARLYADGGTAMGTWLLAAAQLFDTVPALTQRHVLLLTDGENQHETPEQLTHAIDLVRGRFQVDARGLGAAWVVDELRRIASALMGTVDLIPHYNDMATEFEQLMRTSMNRGVADARLRLWAPQGAEILFVRQVAPTLEELTNRRESINPLTGEYPTGAWGDESRDYHVAIRLPAKAIGAEQLAARVQIAIGGTIATQGLVKARWSADNTLTTHINPEVAHYTGQTEMATAIQQGLAAKSIGDDHTAVTRLGRAVQLAEQSGDAAAAERLSRVVDIDDAATGRVRLKRSVNKLDEMALDTASTRTVRVRK from the coding sequence GTGGCTGAATTCACCTGCACCGTCTACCAAAACGAATTCCTTCCCGAGCACGGCACCGATGTCCACGCCATCGTCACCGTCAACTGCGCCAACGCAGGAGCAGCCGGACAAACCGGCAGCGGCGATGCCGGCGAAGTCATCGTCGTTGACACCTCCGGCTCCATGGAAGAAACCGGTGTGGCCGCCGCACGCATCGCCGCAGCAGCCGCCATCGACCAAATCCTCGATGGCGTCTGGTTCGCCATCGTCGCAGGCAACCACCAAGCCCGCCTGTGCTACCCCGACGGCCACAGCGCTGCCATGGTGCAAATGACCCCCACCACCCGCGCCGCCGCCAAACAATCACTCGCCCGCCTCTACGCCGACGGCGGCACCGCCATGGGCACCTGGCTCCTAGCCGCAGCACAACTGTTCGACACCGTGCCCGCCCTAACCCAACGCCATGTGCTTCTACTCACCGACGGCGAAAACCAGCACGAAACCCCCGAACAACTCACCCATGCCATCGACCTGGTACGCGGCCGCTTCCAAGTCGATGCCCGAGGCCTCGGCGCAGCCTGGGTCGTTGACGAACTACGACGCATCGCCAGCGCACTCATGGGCACTGTCGACCTCATTCCCCACTACAACGACATGGCAACCGAATTCGAACAGCTCATGCGCACCTCCATGAACCGCGGAGTCGCCGACGCCCGTCTACGCCTCTGGGCCCCACAGGGAGCGGAAATCCTGTTCGTCCGCCAAGTCGCCCCAACTCTGGAAGAACTCACCAACCGACGTGAAAGCATCAACCCCCTCACCGGTGAATACCCCACCGGTGCCTGGGGCGATGAAAGCCGCGACTACCACGTCGCCATCCGTCTGCCTGCCAAAGCCATCGGCGCCGAACAACTCGCCGCCCGCGTCCAAATCGCCATCGGTGGCACCATCGCCACCCAAGGCCTGGTCAAAGCTCGCTGGTCTGCCGACAACACCCTCACCACTCACATCAACCCCGAAGTCGCTCACTACACCGGCCAAACCGAGATGGCCACAGCCATTCAGCAGGGCTTGGCAGCCAAATCCATCGGAGATGACCACACCGCAGTCACTCGCCTAGGTCGCGCAGTGCAGCTCGCCGAACAGTCCGGCGATGCCGCAGCCGCCGAACGCCTTTCCCGCGTAGTCGATATTGACGACGCGGCTACTGGCCGAGTCCGTCTCAAACGCAGCGTCAACAAGCTCGACGAAATGGCACTAGACACCGCCTCCACCCGCACCGTCAGGGTCAGAAAATGA
- a CDS encoding FHA domain-containing protein, protein MTSCPAGHQSASTDYCDTCGCPMRVVHQSATTAAPPTAPATCSAPQTVTCPHCKTSNHAADFFCKHCGYDFTTGSLPTTLPQAENTPATPSPASVAQPSGAREAAPEPPQPTLSSPAAPQPPSAPEQIAPQPAPPDPEPTTHVRRPAFRPPNTQPAPRRSDWVAEVWVDPAWFALQEGEGVAPSPGPPTIVSLRNTTAMIGRTSASRGIHPEIDCGVDTAVSRSHAKLTTDGRRWWLEDLDSANGTFIGDATGTPPENAIPAGRKVEIDIDDRVWLGAWTRIVVRPATSMERDLS, encoded by the coding sequence ATGACCTCCTGCCCAGCTGGCCACCAGTCAGCCTCCACCGACTACTGCGACACCTGCGGCTGCCCTATGCGAGTCGTGCATCAATCAGCAACAACTGCTGCGCCACCTACTGCCCCTGCCACGTGCAGCGCACCGCAGACCGTTACATGCCCCCATTGCAAAACCAGCAACCATGCTGCCGATTTCTTCTGCAAACACTGCGGCTACGACTTCACCACTGGCTCGCTACCCACTACGCTCCCCCAGGCAGAAAACACACCAGCAACTCCCTCACCTGCTTCTGTTGCACAGCCATCAGGAGCGCGCGAAGCCGCACCAGAACCGCCTCAACCCACGCTTTCCTCACCAGCAGCGCCGCAACCACCATCAGCACCTGAACAGATCGCGCCCCAGCCCGCCCCGCCTGACCCCGAACCCACCACGCATGTCCGCCGCCCGGCCTTCCGCCCCCCGAACACCCAACCTGCGCCCCGCCGCAGCGACTGGGTTGCCGAGGTTTGGGTTGACCCGGCCTGGTTTGCGCTGCAAGAAGGCGAAGGAGTAGCCCCATCACCAGGGCCACCAACAATCGTCTCGCTGCGCAACACCACCGCGATGATCGGACGCACCTCGGCCTCACGTGGAATCCACCCAGAGATTGACTGCGGCGTCGACACAGCCGTCAGTCGCTCTCACGCCAAACTCACCACTGACGGCAGACGATGGTGGCTTGAAGATCTTGACTCAGCCAACGGCACTTTCATCGGCGACGCCACCGGCACACCGCCGGAAAACGCGATCCCCGCGGGCCGCAAAGTCGAGATCGATATTGATGATCGTGTGTGGCTTGGAGCGTGGACCCGGATTGTCGTGCGCCCTGCTACGTCCATGGAGCGAGATCTTTCCTGA
- a CDS encoding cytochrome ubiquinol oxidase subunit I, translating to MDVLDLARWQFAITTVYHFLFVPITIGMSGIVAAFHTAWVRTHNPQWYKLTKFFGKLFLINFGLGLVTGIVQEFQFGMNWSDYSRFVGDIFGAPLAFEALLTFFLESTFIGLWIFGWGRIPEKIHALSMWLVHIGTMMSAFFILAANSFMQHPVGYRFNPETHRAELTDFLAVLLNKVQLVTFPHVIFAAYMIGGAVVMGVCIYHLHRHTVEANSNRDAGLYRRAARIGAVITLVASLGVMITGDLQGKVMTDVQPMKMAAAEALYETESHAPFSVFSTGDLSGMNATHWIQVPGLLSYLGKGDFNAQIQGIHNLQAEMEHKYSGNKITTPPNGSYSPYVPVTYWTFRLMMGLGFVGTFFSLVVLWATRNKAKPNTFANSLWVWAAVLMPLSPLFANSFGWLFTEIGRQPWAVYGLMTTGSAVSPSVTTTSVLISMIVFTLLYGALAVIEVKLFLKYTKLGAEAAGEPAAITDRNDDDQLVFAY from the coding sequence ATGGACGTACTCGACCTCGCGAGATGGCAGTTCGCGATCACCACCGTCTACCACTTCCTATTCGTACCGATCACGATCGGCATGTCCGGGATCGTGGCCGCGTTCCACACTGCCTGGGTACGCACGCACAACCCCCAGTGGTACAAACTCACCAAGTTCTTCGGGAAACTCTTCCTGATCAACTTCGGCCTGGGCCTAGTCACTGGCATCGTGCAGGAATTCCAATTCGGCATGAACTGGTCGGACTACTCCCGATTCGTCGGTGACATCTTCGGCGCGCCCCTAGCATTCGAGGCACTCCTCACCTTCTTCCTCGAATCCACCTTCATCGGGCTATGGATCTTCGGCTGGGGCCGCATCCCCGAAAAAATCCACGCCCTATCCATGTGGCTCGTCCACATCGGCACGATGATGTCCGCTTTCTTCATCCTCGCCGCCAACTCCTTCATGCAGCACCCCGTCGGCTACCGCTTCAACCCCGAAACTCACCGGGCTGAACTCACCGACTTCCTGGCCGTGCTGCTTAATAAAGTCCAGCTCGTCACCTTCCCCCACGTCATCTTCGCCGCCTACATGATCGGCGGAGCCGTCGTCATGGGCGTATGCATCTACCACCTGCACCGCCACACCGTCGAAGCCAACAGCAACCGCGACGCAGGCCTTTACCGCCGCGCAGCCCGCATCGGCGCCGTCATCACCCTCGTAGCCTCCCTGGGCGTCATGATCACCGGCGACCTGCAAGGCAAAGTCATGACCGACGTCCAGCCCATGAAAATGGCCGCGGCCGAAGCCCTCTACGAAACCGAATCCCACGCCCCCTTCTCCGTGTTCAGCACCGGCGACCTGTCCGGCATGAACGCCACACACTGGATCCAGGTCCCCGGCCTGCTGTCTTACCTCGGTAAAGGCGACTTCAACGCCCAAATCCAAGGCATCCACAACCTCCAAGCAGAGATGGAGCACAAGTACAGCGGCAACAAAATCACCACACCGCCCAACGGCAGCTACTCGCCCTACGTCCCCGTCACCTACTGGACCTTCCGCCTCATGATGGGGCTGGGCTTCGTGGGCACCTTCTTCTCCCTCGTCGTACTCTGGGCCACCCGAAACAAAGCCAAACCGAACACCTTCGCGAACAGCTTGTGGGTCTGGGCCGCAGTCCTGATGCCTCTATCCCCCCTGTTCGCTAACTCTTTCGGCTGGCTCTTCACCGAAATCGGCCGCCAACCCTGGGCCGTTTACGGACTCATGACCACCGGGTCAGCCGTATCCCCCAGCGTCACCACCACATCCGTTCTCATCTCGATGATCGTCTTCACACTCCTCTACGGAGCCCTCGCGGTCATTGAGGTCAAGCTGTTCCTCAAATACACAAAACTCGGCGCCGAAGCAGCCGGAGAACCCGCCGCCATCACCGACCGCAACGACGACGACCAGCTCGTCTTCGCCTACTAA
- the cydB gene encoding cytochrome d ubiquinol oxidase subunit II, translating to MELSTLWFILIAVLWIGYFVLEGFDFGVGMLLPFLSKGEDEADTERRKRVLLTTIGPHWDGNEVWLLTAGGATFAAFPHWYATLFSGFYLALLLILVALIIRNLGFEYRGKGSTDTWRRNWDLGITIGSFVPAFLWGVAFANIVNGTPIDENMEYTGNLFTLLNPLGIIGGLTTLTLFLTHGAIFVSLKTDGQIRHDARALATKTGIATAVLAVIFLSWTNLNTGNAASWALTVIAALALVAALACNFKGREGWAFIGTTVTTLTAVASLFVALFPDVMPSTLNPEWSITAAKAASSHYTLVIMTGAAVLFVPIVLAYQAWTYWVFRKRITTAHIPEHAATY from the coding sequence ATGGAACTCTCGACACTCTGGTTCATCCTCATCGCCGTCCTATGGATCGGCTACTTCGTCCTCGAAGGCTTCGACTTCGGCGTCGGCATGCTCCTTCCCTTCCTCAGCAAAGGCGAAGACGAAGCCGACACCGAACGCCGCAAACGCGTCCTGCTGACCACCATCGGCCCCCACTGGGACGGCAACGAGGTATGGCTCCTCACCGCCGGAGGCGCCACCTTCGCAGCATTCCCCCACTGGTACGCCACCCTGTTCAGCGGCTTCTATCTCGCCCTGCTCCTCATCCTCGTAGCCTTGATCATCCGTAACCTCGGCTTCGAATACCGCGGCAAAGGCTCCACCGACACCTGGCGCCGCAACTGGGATCTAGGCATCACCATCGGCTCCTTCGTCCCGGCATTCCTGTGGGGCGTCGCTTTCGCCAACATCGTCAACGGCACCCCCATCGACGAAAACATGGAGTACACAGGCAACCTATTCACCCTGCTCAACCCCCTAGGCATCATCGGCGGCCTCACCACCCTGACCCTGTTCCTCACCCACGGAGCCATCTTCGTCTCCCTCAAAACCGACGGACAGATCCGCCACGATGCCCGCGCACTAGCCACCAAAACCGGCATCGCCACCGCAGTCCTAGCAGTCATCTTCCTGTCCTGGACTAACCTCAACACCGGCAACGCCGCCTCCTGGGCTTTGACCGTGATCGCCGCACTCGCCCTTGTTGCCGCACTCGCCTGCAACTTCAAAGGCCGCGAAGGCTGGGCATTCATCGGCACCACCGTCACAACCCTCACGGCCGTTGCCAGCCTGTTCGTGGCGCTGTTCCCCGACGTGATGCCCTCCACCCTCAACCCAGAGTGGTCCATCACAGCTGCCAAAGCCGCCAGCTCCCACTACACCCTGGTCATCATGACCGGAGCAGCGGTACTCTTCGTGCCCATCGTCTTGGCCTACCAAGCCTGGACATACTGGGTGTTCCGTAAGCGCATCACCACCGCGCACATACCCGAACACGCAGCAACCTACTGA
- the cydD gene encoding thiol reductant ABC exporter subunit CydD: MRPLDPRLLRLAPAVRGPILGLILLGLINGLAAIAQALTVAGLILAVVRDHNSWSDIGTASLWVALAFATRGLATGATELLAAHAGSTASTHLRDRLLATLLTQPADDRPDPATALLHSTNGVTAIEPYVARYLPSLVNATILPVATIAAMLWLDWQTALIPILTLPLLPLFAALIGAATAEATNARLTTLSRLSGHFLDVMRGLPTLVTYGRAHRQADVISTVSHNNRRATIATLKIAFLSSAALELLATLSVAIVAVWTGIALADGRMELAIALPLIQLAPEAYWPIRRVGTEFHNAADGAKALETIAHLIDNTTNTPTTNTSTAAHTDALTYRYAPHLPTVVSNITATFPTGLTVITGPSGAGKTTLLELLAGLRRPTSGTVTAPPAHLVTQRPFLINASLRDNLLLGTPPTTTDNELHTALHTVGLADLLSSLPCGLDTTIGDDGFGLSAGQRARIALARALLSTAPLILLDEPTAHLDATAEKYAHDAIVSLAADRIIVAVTHRDGLVNLAQHTLDITPATTEKTP, encoded by the coding sequence ATGCGCCCCCTCGACCCACGCCTACTACGACTGGCACCCGCCGTCCGTGGCCCCATCCTCGGCCTCATCCTCCTGGGACTCATCAACGGCCTCGCCGCCATCGCCCAAGCACTCACCGTCGCCGGACTCATCCTCGCCGTCGTCCGCGATCACAACAGCTGGAGCGACATCGGCACCGCCTCACTATGGGTAGCCCTCGCCTTCGCCACCCGCGGCCTAGCCACCGGCGCCACCGAACTACTCGCAGCACACGCCGGATCCACCGCCTCCACCCACCTACGCGACCGCCTCCTGGCCACACTGCTCACTCAACCCGCCGACGACCGACCCGACCCAGCCACCGCGCTCCTACACTCCACCAACGGCGTCACCGCTATCGAACCCTACGTAGCGCGCTACCTACCCTCACTGGTAAACGCCACAATCCTGCCCGTAGCCACCATCGCCGCCATGCTCTGGCTCGACTGGCAAACAGCCCTCATACCGATCCTTACCCTTCCCCTCCTACCCCTCTTCGCCGCCCTCATCGGCGCCGCCACCGCCGAAGCCACCAACGCACGCCTGACCACCCTCTCCCGCCTCTCAGGACACTTCCTCGACGTCATGCGAGGACTGCCCACCCTGGTCACCTACGGCCGCGCCCACCGCCAAGCCGACGTCATCTCAACCGTCAGCCACAACAACCGCCGCGCCACCATCGCCACCCTCAAAATTGCCTTCCTCTCCTCCGCCGCCCTCGAACTACTTGCCACCCTCTCGGTAGCCATCGTCGCCGTCTGGACCGGCATCGCCCTGGCCGACGGACGCATGGAACTAGCCATCGCTCTTCCACTCATCCAACTCGCCCCCGAGGCTTACTGGCCCATCCGCCGAGTCGGCACCGAATTCCACAACGCCGCCGATGGCGCCAAAGCCCTCGAGACCATCGCTCACCTCATCGACAACACCACCAACACCCCCACCACCAACACCTCCACCGCTGCCCACACAGACGCCCTCACCTACCGGTACGCCCCCCACCTACCCACCGTTGTCAGCAACATCACCGCCACTTTCCCCACCGGCCTGACCGTCATCACCGGCCCCAGCGGCGCAGGAAAAACCACCCTGCTCGAACTCCTCGCAGGACTACGCCGCCCCACCAGCGGCACCGTAACCGCACCACCAGCACATCTAGTCACCCAACGCCCTTTCCTCATCAACGCAAGCCTGCGCGACAACCTGCTTCTCGGCACCCCACCGACCACCACCGACAATGAACTACACACAGCTCTACACACTGTCGGACTCGCAGACCTACTCAGCTCACTCCCCTGCGGCCTGGACACCACCATCGGTGATGACGGTTTCGGACTGTCCGCCGGACAACGCGCTCGAATTGCTCTAGCCCGAGCTCTGCTATCCACCGCGCCGCTGATCCTCCTTGACGAACCCACCGCCCATCTCGACGCGACCGCTGAAAAGTACGCCCACGACGCCATCGTCAGCCTCGCCGCGGATCGCATCATCGTCGCTGTCACTCACCGTGATGGGCTCGTCAACTTGGCCCAGCACACCCTCGACATCACCCCGGCCACCACGGAGAAAACCCCATGA
- the cydC gene encoding thiol reductant ABC exporter subunit CydC produces the protein MNRRIVPGITGAAFTGGLALSSGLALTAASGWLIVAASFKPPILTLLAVIVLVRAFGIARPLLRYVERIRSHDAALAQLAEERTRAYRSLIPLTPARLGRRGRGDILASIVEDLDDVVMAQIRVVVPIVSLLVTGAVAALVGAVFLFSAAAVVVGTVVACALVGFLDHLIEKRTQGSVVAARARVYELATTITTHADQLTAIGGTGAMLTRLRQAEDRLTFALRAQAAGRAVGACFAPVITVVGAIAMAHVVTPYIDRGLPTPVAALLVLIPIALGEAVGAIPDAMGALARAQAARARLGVILNQTPAVAAEETALAAEKAGSSHEEHVAPVRNVAGISLAVRDLTASWDGKRTALPALTTSVAPGTFLAVTGPNGSGKSTFLAVLARHLDPSSGVYLQDGSDVLGLPLAATRAAIAVVDDETHILASTLRENLRFTCPGADDVALVDALRRAGLGVWFEGLPEGLDTRLGTGGQGVSGGERTRLGIARALASGRALLLLDEPTAHLDHPTAVAVLADVRAAQKDQTVVLVSHRSEGVAEADAQLELGAVRG, from the coding sequence ATGAACCGCCGTATCGTCCCCGGCATCACCGGCGCAGCATTCACTGGTGGTCTCGCCCTCAGCAGCGGGCTCGCGCTGACTGCCGCTTCCGGGTGGCTCATCGTGGCTGCGTCTTTCAAGCCTCCCATCCTCACGCTCCTGGCCGTCATCGTGCTTGTGCGCGCATTCGGTATCGCCCGTCCACTCTTGCGATACGTCGAACGTATCCGTAGTCACGACGCCGCTTTGGCCCAACTTGCCGAAGAACGCACCCGCGCGTATCGATCCCTCATTCCGCTGACCCCCGCACGGCTAGGGCGACGTGGCAGAGGTGACATCCTCGCCAGCATCGTTGAGGATCTTGATGACGTCGTGATGGCACAGATCCGCGTCGTGGTGCCTATTGTGTCGCTGCTCGTCACTGGAGCTGTCGCTGCGCTGGTGGGCGCTGTGTTTCTTTTTTCTGCTGCTGCTGTGGTCGTGGGTACTGTGGTTGCGTGCGCCCTCGTCGGGTTCCTGGATCACCTCATTGAAAAACGCACCCAGGGTTCTGTCGTGGCTGCTCGCGCCCGTGTCTATGAGCTAGCTACCACCATCACCACTCACGCCGATCAGCTCACCGCCATCGGCGGTACCGGCGCGATGCTCACTCGCTTACGGCAAGCTGAAGACCGCCTCACATTCGCGCTGCGGGCCCAGGCAGCTGGTCGTGCTGTGGGGGCTTGTTTTGCCCCCGTCATCACGGTCGTTGGGGCTATCGCTATGGCGCATGTGGTTACGCCTTACATCGATCGGGGCCTGCCTACACCTGTAGCGGCGCTGTTGGTGTTGATCCCTATCGCTTTGGGTGAGGCTGTAGGAGCCATTCCCGATGCGATGGGTGCCCTTGCCCGAGCACAAGCTGCCCGAGCCCGCCTCGGGGTGATTTTGAACCAAACTCCGGCTGTTGCTGCAGAAGAAACTGCGCTGGCGGCTGAGAAAGCAGGAAGTAGCCACGAGGAGCATGTGGCGCCTGTACGTAATGTGGCAGGTATTTCGTTGGCAGTCCGTGATCTCACCGCGAGTTGGGATGGCAAGCGCACTGCTCTGCCTGCGCTGACGACTTCTGTTGCTCCGGGTACTTTTCTTGCTGTCACCGGGCCCAATGGCTCTGGTAAATCTACTTTCCTAGCGGTTCTGGCTCGTCATTTGGATCCTTCGTCTGGTGTGTATTTGCAAGACGGTTCGGATGTTCTTGGGCTGCCTTTGGCGGCAACGCGTGCGGCTATCGCTGTTGTTGATGATGAGACCCATATTTTGGCTAGCACTTTGCGTGAGAATCTTCGTTTCACGTGCCCGGGTGCTGATGATGTGGCGCTTGTTGATGCGTTGCGTCGGGCTGGGCTTGGTGTGTGGTTTGAGGGGCTTCCTGAGGGGCTTGATACGCGTCTTGGCACTGGTGGCCAGGGTGTTTCTGGTGGGGAGCGTACTCGTTTAGGTATTGCTCGTGCGTTGGCTTCGGGGCGTGCGTTGTTGCTTCTTGATGAGCCGACGGCTCATCTTGATCATCCGACTGCGGTGGCGGTGCTTGCTGATGTTCGTGCTGCTCAAAAGGATCAGACCGTGGTTCTTGTCTCGCATAGGAGTGAGGGCGTTGCTGAGGCTGATGCGCAGTTGGAGTTGGGGGCGGTGCGGGGTTAG